One genomic window of Methanosarcina acetivorans C2A includes the following:
- a CDS encoding (Fe-S)-binding protein: MNIVEEHREKCTQCGQCLSVCPRYDDLGLLDLLYGYLEGTSEIEPDSLLSCLTCGLCADACPEALGIKMLISPARQKWVSEHGLTDRQTMADPDAENNLFKKVAEMDEVPDYKDGPGSVVYFPGCAGTYINKNMAQATVALLENAGVDYTVLSGLEYCCGAVSAGAGNPAPILRNGQRNIEEVRKRGAKILLTACPGCFKAFKEIYPKMFGELDFEVLQVSQYLERLLGEGKFSPGAALKHRVFYHDPCHLTRGMGVYREARNVLENIPGTELANKTPENSACCGFGGGVRVNYPSESLSVASDRYEAAGKLGCDVIITNCGGCMQNLLEAGRDEQIKVFDLAEYLCLACGLNIEREDEKMLELVNRAYRFCISGYQEPDLP; this comes from the coding sequence ATGAATATTGTGGAAGAACACAGGGAAAAATGCACGCAATGCGGACAGTGCCTTTCAGTCTGCCCCCGGTACGATGATCTCGGTTTGCTTGACCTGCTTTACGGGTATCTGGAAGGGACTTCAGAAATTGAGCCTGACTCCCTGCTGAGCTGCCTGACCTGCGGGCTTTGTGCCGATGCCTGTCCCGAAGCCCTGGGAATAAAGATGCTTATATCTCCTGCCCGGCAGAAATGGGTAAGTGAACACGGGCTTACAGACAGGCAGACTATGGCAGACCCTGATGCTGAAAATAATCTTTTCAAGAAGGTTGCTGAAATGGATGAAGTTCCCGACTACAAAGACGGCCCCGGCTCTGTCGTGTATTTTCCGGGCTGCGCGGGCACCTATATTAACAAGAATATGGCGCAGGCAACCGTTGCCCTGCTGGAAAATGCAGGAGTCGATTATACGGTCCTGAGCGGGCTTGAATACTGCTGCGGAGCAGTTTCTGCAGGGGCGGGAAATCCGGCTCCGATTCTGCGGAACGGACAGCGAAATATCGAAGAGGTCCGGAAGAGGGGTGCCAAAATCCTGCTTACAGCCTGTCCCGGCTGCTTTAAAGCTTTTAAGGAAATCTATCCCAAAATGTTCGGAGAACTGGACTTTGAGGTGCTGCAGGTCTCACAGTACCTGGAACGCCTGCTTGGGGAGGGCAAATTTTCTCCCGGTGCTGCTCTTAAACACAGGGTTTTTTACCATGATCCCTGCCATCTTACCCGGGGCATGGGTGTCTACAGGGAAGCAAGAAACGTGCTCGAAAATATTCCCGGCACCGAGCTTGCAAACAAAACCCCCGAAAATTCAGCTTGCTGCGGGTTCGGAGGCGGGGTAAGAGTTAACTACCCTTCCGAATCCCTTTCAGTTGCTTCTGACCGCTACGAAGCTGCCGGAAAACTGGGCTGTGATGTGATTATAACCAACTGTGGCGGCTGTATGCAAAACCTTCTTGAAGCCGGTAGAGACGAACAGATAAAGGTCTTTGACCTCGCTGAATACCTTTGCCTTGCTTGCGGATTAAATATAGAGCGGGAAGATGAGAAAATGCTTGAACTTGTAAACAGGGCTTACAGGTTCTGTATTTCAGGATATCAGGAGCCCGATTTGCCATAA
- a CDS encoding cobalt-precorrin-5B (C(1))-methyltransferase gives MIDPVNNFKIPEEWIARSGLPREELEKNVASGMIVILSDGSVLKRGYTTGTTASAAAKAAVLSLKKTVDSVSVPTPVGLRAYLEVSKSSPGRAVVKKIPNDHESDVTRGLEFVGEAREAEGISILGGKGIGIVKRDGLQVPKGKPAINPKPMEQIRAAVQEAVEELGLKGAEVTILIPEGERIGKETLNSRIGVEGGISVLGSTGFVEPWNDHLGEMRGDLIRCTDKVVLTTGRIGMKYSHMLFPDYTVVMVGSRISEGLDNASGDIIICGLPGLVLKWGNPKMLEGSGYATVVEMLEKAPEHERLKEAFEMAVEKGKGARIVVIDRDGSVLMDSKSGK, from the coding sequence ATGATAGATCCGGTTAACAATTTCAAGATCCCTGAAGAATGGATTGCCCGTAGTGGGCTGCCCAGGGAAGAACTTGAAAAAAACGTAGCATCCGGGATGATTGTGATTCTGAGTGACGGGTCCGTGCTCAAGAGAGGATATACAACAGGAACCACAGCCAGTGCCGCTGCAAAAGCAGCTGTACTCTCCCTTAAAAAAACAGTTGACAGCGTGTCCGTGCCCACCCCGGTAGGGCTGAGAGCTTACCTTGAAGTCAGCAAATCCTCTCCCGGGCGTGCAGTTGTAAAGAAGATTCCTAACGACCATGAATCCGATGTTACCCGGGGGCTTGAATTTGTAGGGGAAGCCAGAGAAGCCGAGGGGATCAGCATCCTGGGCGGAAAAGGCATAGGGATTGTAAAAAGGGACGGACTTCAGGTCCCAAAAGGAAAGCCGGCCATCAATCCGAAACCCATGGAGCAGATCCGGGCTGCGGTACAGGAAGCCGTCGAAGAGCTGGGCCTGAAGGGTGCCGAGGTCACGATTTTGATCCCTGAGGGAGAAAGGATAGGAAAAGAGACTTTGAACAGCAGGATAGGAGTCGAAGGCGGGATTTCGGTCCTCGGGAGCACAGGCTTTGTCGAGCCCTGGAACGACCACCTTGGAGAGATGAGAGGAGACCTGATCCGCTGCACGGATAAAGTGGTCCTGACCACGGGCCGGATAGGAATGAAGTATTCTCACATGCTCTTTCCCGATTACACTGTTGTTATGGTCGGGAGCAGGATTTCGGAAGGGCTTGATAACGCTTCAGGCGACATCATTATCTGCGGGCTTCCGGGCCTTGTCCTGAAATGGGGAAACCCAAAGATGCTGGAAGGCAGCGGCTATGCAACCGTTGTTGAGATGCTTGAAAAAGCCCCGGAACACGAGCGCCTGAAAGAAGCTTTTGAAATGGCGGTTGAGAAAGGCAAAGGTGCAAGAATCGTTGTGATTGACAGGGACGGGTCTGTCCTTATGGACAGCAAAAGCGGAAAATAA
- the mutL gene encoding DNA mismatch repair endonuclease MutL: protein MEEQGNKIRILDRDTINKIAAGEVIERPASVVKELVDNSIDAGATEIRIEVEKGGKHSILIRDNGCGMSKADALLSYEKHATSKLTRIEDLDTVSTMGFRGEALASITAIAKVEILTRPPEELTGTKLVIHGGKVQETSDAGTAPGTSVYVKELFYNTPARRKYLKSDRTELAHITDTVTRLALANPGISFTLLSEGKPVIRSTGSSDLFKSLVNLLGPDTARSMLPLEYRTEDFEIRGYVSKPETNRGGSDQLYVFVNTRPVTSRAINMAVREGYYTKIPKGRYPVAVLALTLNPEEVDVNVHPRKAEVRFSREKEVGDAVIRAVEKVLSEHGLAPEVREKEGKRLQKTFEDPGLSEKIQPQETPATLPEKAAGKEIGVREEAKVSENSRLLKEKSEAYTYPIKDTERRLKKSERLLDSDGKAGIQDGLKKVEPASKKEEEKVNERIKAEEKQSQKLKPKANTDLLEDLRIIGQVSKMYILAEKGEDLVIIDQHAAHERVLYEQVLRTKKARVQELITPVMIELTPKERVLMEEYIPHLEEYGFGISEFGDNTYVVTFVPEVFGRLEDTGVIHDVISDLLAEGKVKKDTGISEKVSKTLACRAAIKGGAACNTRQMEELIEQLKAAESPYSCPHGRPTVITFTKGELDRMFARTQ from the coding sequence ATGGAAGAGCAGGGAAATAAAATCCGGATTCTTGACAGGGACACGATAAATAAAATCGCAGCCGGTGAGGTAATAGAACGCCCGGCATCTGTAGTAAAAGAGCTAGTGGACAACTCAATAGACGCAGGAGCCACGGAAATTCGCATCGAAGTTGAGAAGGGAGGAAAACATTCCATCCTTATCCGGGACAACGGATGCGGGATGAGCAAAGCCGATGCTCTACTCTCGTATGAAAAACACGCAACAAGCAAACTCACGAGGATCGAAGACCTAGATACGGTCTCAACAATGGGATTCAGGGGAGAAGCCCTTGCTTCGATTACCGCCATTGCAAAGGTAGAAATCCTTACCCGTCCCCCTGAAGAGCTTACCGGCACAAAACTGGTCATCCACGGAGGGAAGGTTCAGGAAACATCGGATGCGGGCACGGCTCCCGGAACCTCGGTATACGTAAAAGAGCTCTTCTACAACACCCCTGCAAGGCGAAAGTACCTGAAAAGCGACCGGACCGAGCTTGCCCACATCACGGATACCGTAACAAGGCTTGCCCTTGCAAATCCCGGAATTTCCTTTACCCTGTTAAGCGAAGGAAAGCCGGTAATAAGAAGTACGGGCTCAAGTGACCTTTTCAAAAGCCTGGTAAACCTTCTCGGGCCTGATACTGCCCGCTCAATGCTGCCCCTTGAGTACAGGACAGAAGACTTTGAAATCCGGGGATATGTCTCAAAACCTGAAACCAACAGGGGTGGAAGTGATCAGCTTTATGTTTTCGTAAACACGCGCCCTGTAACTTCCAGAGCTATTAACATGGCTGTCCGCGAAGGATACTACACAAAGATTCCTAAAGGCCGCTATCCTGTGGCAGTGCTTGCTCTGACCCTTAACCCTGAAGAAGTAGACGTAAACGTACATCCCCGCAAAGCCGAAGTCCGGTTCAGCCGGGAAAAAGAAGTAGGGGATGCAGTTATCCGCGCAGTTGAAAAGGTCCTTTCGGAACACGGGCTTGCCCCCGAGGTCAGGGAAAAGGAAGGAAAAAGGCTTCAGAAAACCTTTGAAGACCCCGGATTATCAGAAAAAATTCAGCCTCAAGAAACCCCTGCAACCCTGCCGGAGAAGGCAGCTGGAAAGGAAATCGGGGTTCGAGAGGAAGCAAAGGTATCTGAGAACAGCAGGCTCCTGAAAGAAAAATCCGAAGCTTACACTTATCCGATAAAGGATACGGAGAGAAGGCTGAAGAAATCCGAACGCCTGCTTGATTCTGACGGAAAGGCAGGAATTCAGGATGGCTTGAAGAAAGTAGAGCCGGCAAGTAAAAAAGAAGAGGAGAAGGTAAATGAAAGAATAAAGGCAGAGGAGAAGCAAAGTCAGAAGCTGAAACCGAAAGCAAACACTGACCTTCTCGAAGACCTGCGGATCATAGGTCAGGTCTCCAAAATGTATATCCTTGCCGAAAAAGGGGAAGACCTTGTGATAATCGACCAGCATGCGGCCCATGAAAGAGTCCTTTACGAGCAGGTCCTGAGGACGAAAAAAGCCAGGGTGCAGGAACTGATCACTCCTGTGATGATCGAACTTACCCCCAAAGAAAGGGTGTTGATGGAGGAATACATCCCCCACCTGGAGGAATACGGTTTCGGGATCTCGGAATTTGGGGACAATACTTATGTCGTGACCTTTGTCCCCGAGGTTTTCGGAAGGCTTGAGGACACAGGCGTAATCCATGACGTGATATCGGATCTGCTGGCTGAAGGGAAGGTCAAAAAAGACACCGGGATCTCAGAAAAAGTTAGCAAGACCCTTGCCTGCAGAGCAGCAATCAAAGGAGGGGCAGCCTGCAACACAAGGCAGATGGAAGAGTTGATAGAACAGCTCAAAGCCGCTGAAAGTCCCTACTCCTGCCCGCACGGGAGACCAACAGTGATAACCTTTACGAAAGGTGAACTGGACCGCATGTTTGCAAGAACCCAGTAA
- a CDS encoding CDP-alcohol phosphatidyltransferase family protein — MVIPFARSVPLSPNTLTLLGFAVSVAAGVAFALGKPFEGGFLILFSGVFDILDGGVARAKGRITPFGGVLDSVCDRYSDGLMFLGIMAGAIYGRLSFAPFLGVEGWLWAGFALIGSFLVSYTRARAESAGCRKLSVGIAERTERMVILALGALSGFLGWALVLIAVFSHITMIQRVLRAKSILSSPSEPESQKP; from the coding sequence ATGGTAATTCCGTTTGCCCGCTCAGTGCCCCTCTCTCCAAACACTCTAACCCTGCTGGGTTTTGCGGTAAGCGTGGCTGCCGGAGTTGCATTCGCGCTGGGAAAACCTTTTGAAGGAGGGTTCCTGATCCTCTTCAGCGGAGTTTTTGATATCCTTGACGGAGGGGTCGCAAGAGCAAAAGGAAGGATCACTCCCTTCGGAGGTGTCCTCGACTCGGTTTGCGACCGCTATTCCGACGGCCTGATGTTCCTTGGAATCATGGCCGGAGCAATTTATGGCCGGCTCAGCTTTGCCCCCTTCCTCGGGGTGGAAGGCTGGCTCTGGGCAGGCTTCGCACTGATCGGCTCTTTCCTGGTAAGCTACACCCGCGCCCGTGCCGAGTCCGCAGGTTGCAGGAAACTATCAGTAGGAATTGCTGAAAGAACCGAAAGAATGGTCATCCTGGCCCTTGGTGCCCTCTCAGGTTTCCTTGGCTGGGCTCTTGTGCTGATAGCCGTATTTTCCCACATCACCATGATCCAGAGAGTGCTGAGGGCAAAAAGCATACTGAGCAGTCCATCGGAACCCGAAAGCCAGAAACCGTAA
- the mutS gene encoding DNA mismatch repair protein MutS produces the protein MTEIMTPAMRQYYEAKQAYPDTLIFFRMGDFYESFGEDAKTIAKELEITLTARGKDRTGERMPLAGIPYHAIDTYLPRLINKGYKVAICEQLEDPKKAKGVVKRGVVRVVTPGTAIDSSMFSDASNNYLMAVAGREGGKSGKNGEKEMEFGISFLDISTGEFLTTQFTDSENFDKLLSELARMHPAECILPPSLYGNSELTGKLREHTIVQEFAPEVFGTEEAGEKLKTHFGVATLEGMGCQKLEFAVYSAWAALEYAKTTQMRDLTHINTLRTYSNTEFMILDSITLRNLEIVKNVRDEGDENSLYRTLNCTRTPMGNRTLKKWLLKPLLSVEKINPRLDAIEELAEDSLLRYDIRDWLSDVRDIERLVGRIVYGNASARDLVALKKSLGVVPSLRDSLLEKARFEMLKEIAEGLASFSELEELAEMIEIAIMDEPPVSVREGGMIKSGYSPELDELRDISSNSKQWIAAFQQKERERSGIKSLKVGYNKVFGYYIEVTHANSSQVPEDYIRKQTMANAERFFTPELKEKESLILTANEKAVALEYEIFAEITRTLSARSRELQETAERIGTLDVLASLAEATENNNYTRPQLTEDCKILIRDGRHPVVESTVSGGFVPNDTEMDCKENQFLLVTGPNMAGKSTYMRQTALIAIMAQVGSFVPASYASVGIIDQVFTRIGAFDDLASGQSTFMVEMVELANILNNASPKSLVLLDEIGRGTSTYDGYSIAKAVVEFLHNRGKVGIRALFATHYHQLTALEEKLKRVKNYHIAVKEDGHELVFLRKIVPGATDRSYGIHVARLAGVPEKVIERANEILKELERENVLEEAEDGENGKKKKSKATARYTQMLLFDPGSGSRSSEKAKGLSPVEAALKKVNPDEMTPIEALNKLHELKKLLG, from the coding sequence ATGACAGAAATAATGACCCCTGCAATGCGCCAGTACTACGAAGCCAAGCAGGCATACCCTGATACCCTTATCTTCTTCAGGATGGGAGATTTCTACGAATCTTTTGGGGAGGACGCAAAAACCATTGCAAAGGAACTTGAAATTACCCTGACAGCTCGGGGAAAGGACAGAACAGGGGAGAGAATGCCGCTTGCAGGGATTCCCTACCATGCCATTGACACCTACCTGCCCAGGCTGATAAATAAGGGGTACAAGGTAGCCATCTGTGAACAACTCGAAGACCCGAAAAAGGCAAAAGGCGTTGTGAAGCGGGGGGTTGTCAGGGTTGTAACACCGGGGACGGCAATAGATTCTTCCATGTTTTCGGATGCCTCAAACAATTACCTCATGGCAGTTGCAGGAAGAGAAGGCGGAAAATCCGGAAAGAACGGAGAAAAAGAAATGGAATTCGGAATCTCCTTCCTCGACATCTCGACAGGGGAGTTCCTTACAACCCAGTTTACGGACTCGGAAAACTTTGACAAACTCCTCAGCGAACTTGCCCGCATGCATCCTGCAGAATGTATCCTGCCTCCTTCCCTGTACGGGAATTCGGAGCTTACAGGCAAGTTAAGGGAGCATACAATTGTGCAGGAATTTGCTCCCGAGGTTTTCGGAACCGAGGAAGCCGGAGAAAAATTAAAAACCCATTTCGGGGTTGCAACCCTCGAGGGCATGGGCTGTCAAAAACTGGAGTTTGCAGTTTACTCGGCCTGGGCCGCCCTTGAGTATGCAAAAACCACACAGATGAGGGATCTTACCCATATCAACACCCTCAGGACCTACTCAAACACCGAGTTCATGATCCTTGACTCGATTACCCTGCGCAACCTCGAAATCGTAAAAAACGTGAGAGATGAAGGAGACGAAAATTCCCTTTACAGGACCCTGAACTGCACAAGAACTCCTATGGGGAACCGCACACTGAAAAAATGGCTTTTAAAGCCCCTTCTTTCCGTGGAAAAAATCAACCCCAGGCTGGATGCGATAGAAGAACTCGCAGAAGACTCGCTGCTCCGCTACGATATAAGGGACTGGCTCTCAGATGTAAGGGATATCGAACGCCTGGTAGGGAGGATAGTATACGGAAACGCCAGTGCTCGAGACCTCGTAGCCCTGAAGAAATCTCTGGGCGTTGTTCCCTCCCTCCGGGACTCCCTGCTGGAAAAAGCCAGGTTCGAAATGTTAAAAGAGATTGCAGAAGGGCTTGCATCCTTTTCCGAACTGGAAGAACTGGCTGAGATGATCGAAATAGCAATCATGGATGAACCCCCTGTATCCGTCCGGGAAGGAGGAATGATAAAATCCGGATACAGCCCGGAACTCGACGAACTCCGGGATATTTCAAGCAACAGCAAACAGTGGATTGCGGCTTTCCAGCAAAAAGAAAGAGAACGAAGCGGGATCAAGTCCCTGAAAGTCGGATACAATAAAGTCTTTGGGTATTATATCGAGGTTACCCATGCAAACAGCAGCCAGGTGCCTGAAGATTACATAAGAAAGCAGACAATGGCCAATGCCGAGCGTTTCTTTACCCCCGAGCTTAAAGAAAAAGAAAGCCTTATCCTGACAGCAAACGAAAAAGCAGTGGCTCTGGAATACGAAATCTTTGCCGAAATCACACGAACCCTTTCAGCCCGTTCAAGGGAACTCCAGGAAACCGCGGAAAGAATAGGAACCCTGGATGTCCTTGCAAGCCTTGCCGAGGCTACGGAAAACAACAACTATACACGCCCGCAGCTTACCGAAGACTGCAAGATTCTCATAAGAGACGGAAGGCATCCGGTAGTCGAAAGTACCGTATCGGGAGGCTTTGTGCCTAATGATACCGAAATGGACTGCAAGGAAAACCAGTTTTTGCTTGTTACCGGCCCGAACATGGCAGGAAAGTCCACCTATATGCGCCAGACAGCTCTTATTGCAATTATGGCCCAGGTGGGCTCCTTTGTCCCGGCTTCTTACGCTTCCGTAGGCATAATAGACCAGGTCTTTACAAGGATAGGAGCTTTTGATGACCTTGCAAGCGGGCAGAGCACTTTTATGGTCGAAATGGTGGAGCTTGCAAATATCCTGAATAATGCAAGCCCGAAAAGCCTTGTACTGCTTGACGAAATCGGCAGGGGGACGAGCACATACGACGGATACAGCATCGCAAAAGCCGTTGTTGAGTTCCTGCACAACAGGGGAAAGGTTGGAATAAGGGCTCTTTTTGCAACCCACTATCACCAGCTCACAGCTCTTGAAGAGAAATTGAAGCGGGTCAAAAATTATCATATTGCAGTAAAAGAAGACGGGCATGAGCTGGTTTTCCTGCGGAAAATCGTTCCCGGAGCAACAGACCGGAGTTACGGAATCCACGTTGCAAGGCTTGCCGGAGTCCCGGAAAAGGTTATCGAAAGGGCAAATGAGATCCTGAAGGAACTTGAAAGGGAAAACGTGCTTGAAGAAGCCGAGGACGGCGAAAACGGGAAAAAGAAGAAAAGCAAGGCAACAGCTCGCTATACCCAGATGCTGCTTTTCGACCCAGGCAGCGGAAGCAGAAGTTCAGAGAAGGCGAAGGGGCTGAGCCCTGTGGAAGCTGCCCTGAAAAAGGTTAACCCGGATGAGATGACGCCAATAGAAGCCCTGAACAAACTTCATGAGCTGAAAAAGCTGCTCGGCTAA
- a CDS encoding A24 family peptidase C-terminal domain-containing protein yields MIEILKILFTMPFLLYACYTDLKARRVSNKVWKYMLASGSVFIIYEVFTGGVPCLKALIFSGVIVFLSVYILFQLGAFGGGDAKGLIVLSILFPLYPVFQFSGKVYPLLGLPPIGLFAFTVLENALLVTVLVPLGMFCYNLLHFSSGMLKKPFYMFLGYRTDVSSLKNKEHLGLLEKFELDENGAIIRKFARTGLDFDANRKPELEEYAKKGLIEKEVWVTPGLPFMLSITAGFITAVVFGDLIFYAVVSFLVI; encoded by the coding sequence ATGATAGAAATCCTGAAAATCCTCTTTACCATGCCGTTTTTGCTCTATGCGTGCTACACTGACCTGAAGGCACGCAGAGTTTCAAATAAGGTGTGGAAGTACATGCTTGCATCGGGGTCGGTATTTATAATCTATGAAGTTTTTACAGGAGGTGTTCCCTGCCTTAAGGCTCTTATTTTTTCTGGAGTTATTGTTTTCCTTTCGGTTTACATCCTTTTCCAGCTCGGAGCTTTCGGGGGCGGAGATGCAAAGGGGTTGATAGTGCTTTCTATCTTATTTCCGCTCTATCCGGTTTTCCAGTTCTCGGGAAAAGTCTATCCCCTGCTCGGGCTGCCTCCTATAGGGCTTTTTGCCTTCACGGTGCTGGAAAATGCTCTCCTGGTAACCGTTCTCGTGCCGCTCGGGATGTTCTGCTACAACCTCCTGCATTTCTCGTCCGGAATGCTCAAAAAACCCTTTTACATGTTTCTCGGATACAGGACTGATGTGTCCTCTCTGAAAAACAAGGAACATCTGGGTTTGCTTGAAAAGTTCGAGCTTGATGAAAACGGGGCTATCATCAGGAAGTTTGCACGGACAGGGCTCGATTTTGATGCAAACCGGAAGCCTGAGCTCGAGGAATACGCAAAAAAAGGGCTTATCGAGAAAGAAGTCTGGGTTACTCCGGGCCTGCCTTTCATGCTCTCAATAACGGCAGGCTTTATAACCGCAGTCGTTTTCGGGGATTTAATCTTTTACGCCGTCGTCAGCTTTCTTGTGATCTGA
- a CDS encoding cobalt-precorrin-7 (C(5))-methyltransferase, translated as MIVVGVGVGPGMLTEEGIRAIRKASVVYGAKRALEIAQEYITCEAKTIKDYKSLHLLPADSVVLSTGDPMFSGLGKFAGEKDTVIPGISSMQAACARTKVNLTNICAITAHGRDFEPAKAELIRELKNGRNIFLLPEEAFGPREVAEILKELEIDAELYTCENLGYPEERIAKGTPDKPPIAETILYGLLVVQKR; from the coding sequence ATGATTGTGGTAGGAGTCGGAGTCGGACCCGGTATGCTCACGGAAGAAGGAATAAGGGCGATTAGGAAGGCATCGGTGGTTTACGGGGCAAAAAGAGCCCTTGAAATCGCACAGGAATATATCACCTGCGAAGCAAAGACGATTAAAGACTATAAGTCACTCCACCTCCTGCCTGCAGATTCAGTTGTCCTGTCAACAGGGGACCCCATGTTTTCCGGGCTTGGAAAATTTGCAGGGGAAAAAGATACCGTAATTCCCGGAATCTCTTCAATGCAGGCAGCCTGTGCCCGAACAAAAGTGAACCTGACCAACATCTGTGCAATAACAGCCCACGGAAGGGACTTTGAGCCTGCAAAAGCCGAACTGATCCGGGAATTGAAGAACGGAAGAAACATTTTCCTGCTGCCGGAAGAGGCATTCGGCCCCCGTGAGGTTGCAGAAATTCTTAAAGAACTTGAGATAGATGCCGAGCTCTATACCTGTGAAAACCTCGGTTACCCCGAAGAAAGGATCGCAAAAGGCACTCCTGACAAACCCCCGATTGCCGAAACTATCCTCTACGGGCTGCTTGTCGTGCAGAAAAGATGA